A genomic window from Desulfobotulus mexicanus includes:
- a CDS encoding response regulator, translated as MAYKMLVVDDSQPMRSVIKKTIRAAGYGDADFLEASNGREALALVGESWLDLVVTDYNMPDMNGMEMIEEFKKDAVLAGIPVLVVTTEGSLEKVEAFLQMGAAGYIKKPFSPEQIREKIVAILGEPHGAESEEGDAELDF; from the coding sequence TGGCTTATAAAATGCTGGTGGTGGATGATTCCCAGCCCATGCGTTCTGTAATTAAAAAAACAATCCGTGCTGCGGGGTATGGGGATGCTGATTTTCTGGAGGCTTCCAATGGAAGGGAGGCTTTGGCCCTTGTGGGAGAAAGCTGGCTGGATCTTGTGGTTACGGATTACAATATGCCGGATATGAACGGTATGGAAATGATAGAAGAATTTAAAAAAGATGCTGTTCTGGCAGGAATCCCAGTGCTGGTTGTAACAACGGAGGGAAGCCTTGAAAAAGTTGAGGCTTTTTTACAGATGGGCGCTGCGGGATATATAAAAAAGCCTTTTAGTCCGGAACAGATAAGGGAGAAAATAGTCGCCATATTAGGAGAACCCCATGGAGCAGAATCTGAAGAAGGCGATGCAGAACTCGATTTCTGA
- a CDS encoding chemotaxis protein CheX — MEQNLKKAMQNSISEVLGTMFYMPLEFDQEETLSESRLLALPDIKASILCFDGPFSGCLVMLVPGELLALMTADFMGEKEVSAMEMEETLKEISNMVAGNTFSNYDCHMEFCLGIPEILQGVHGSHEVFSRKGIFLMVESVDGPLGVWMGLGS, encoded by the coding sequence ATGGAGCAGAATCTGAAGAAGGCGATGCAGAACTCGATTTCTGAGGTGCTTGGCACCATGTTCTACATGCCCCTTGAATTTGATCAAGAGGAGACACTTTCGGAAAGCAGGCTATTGGCATTGCCGGATATTAAGGCATCCATCCTCTGTTTTGACGGCCCTTTCAGTGGCTGCCTTGTCATGCTTGTTCCCGGAGAGCTTTTGGCCCTGATGACGGCGGATTTTATGGGGGAAAAGGAAGTCAGTGCCATGGAGATGGAGGAAACCCTAAAGGAGATTTCCAATATGGTGGCTGGCAATACCTTCAGCAATTATGACTGTCATATGGAATTTTGCCTGGGCATTCCTGAGATTCTTCAGGGGGTGCATGGCAGTCATGAGGTTTTTAGCCGGAAAGGTATTTTTTTAATGGTGGAGTCCGTGGATGGTCCACTTGGGGTATGGATGGGGCTTGGTTCCTGA